From one Chlamydiifrater phoenicopteri genomic stretch:
- the nrdR gene encoding transcriptional regulator NrdR → MKCPFCNHGEMRVIDSRNSPESNAIKRRRECLHCGERFTTFETIELVIQVLKRDGRYENFQDSKLINGLNAASCHTSISQEQVHAIAFNVKAELIRKQNREISTKEIGELVMKYLKKTDMIAYIRFACVYRRFKDVGELMEELLSASPEVEKNL, encoded by the coding sequence ATGAAATGTCCCTTCTGTAACCATGGAGAAATGCGAGTTATAGACTCCAGAAACTCTCCAGAATCGAATGCCATCAAAAGACGTCGGGAATGCTTGCATTGTGGGGAAAGGTTTACCACCTTCGAAACCATAGAGCTTGTCATACAAGTACTGAAAAGAGATGGCCGGTATGAAAATTTCCAAGATTCGAAATTAATCAACGGACTTAACGCGGCTTCTTGTCACACCAGTATTAGTCAAGAACAGGTCCATGCCATAGCTTTCAACGTGAAAGCTGAACTAATAAGAAAGCAAAACAGGGAAATTTCTACCAAAGAAATCGGAGAATTAGTAATGAAATATCTTAAAAAGACGGATATGATTGCTTACATCCGATTCGCTTGCGTCTATCGAAGATTCAAAGATGTCGGAGAACTTATGGAGGAACTCTTATCCGCATCACCTGAAGTAGAAAAAAATCTTTGA
- a CDS encoding TraR/DksA family transcriptional regulator — MPLSEEEILFFKERLLEMKSKLSHTLEGSAQEVKKPNEATGYSQHQADQGTETFDRTISLEVTTKEYGLLRQIERALEKIKENTYGICDVSGEEIPLQRLKAIPYANMTVQAQEKYEKGLLSGN, encoded by the coding sequence ATGCCTTTGTCTGAAGAAGAAATTTTATTTTTTAAAGAACGTCTCTTAGAAATGAAATCAAAGTTGTCACACACCTTGGAAGGAAGTGCCCAAGAAGTTAAAAAACCCAACGAAGCTACTGGATATTCTCAACATCAAGCTGACCAAGGGACAGAAACTTTTGACCGCACAATTAGTTTGGAAGTAACAACCAAAGAGTATGGGCTGCTTCGACAAATCGAACGCGCATTAGAAAAAATTAAAGAAAACACTTATGGAATATGTGATGTCAGCGGAGAAGAGATTCCTTTGCAGAGACTCAAGGCTATCCCGTATGCAAACATGACTGTTCAAGCCCAAGAAAAATATGAGAAGGGCCTTCTTTCTGGAAACTAA
- the lspA gene encoding signal peptidase II: MKKNSKLERNLLVFLLFPMFVVCMLMIDWGSKFWVLYSQQQYKPLFGFFQKPLYTLALGNFTLEITPTFNEGAAFGILSSHTHLLLALRMAIVVGVSAYIVSRRHLASGANLIGLICILSGAVGNIVDLVYYGKVIDFISLNYGQTLRFPVFNFADMLISFGTFILAVKLCFFPGKQKKINA; this comes from the coding sequence ATGAAAAAAAACTCTAAACTCGAACGAAATCTACTGGTTTTCCTTCTTTTTCCTATGTTTGTTGTCTGCATGTTGATGATTGACTGGGGATCCAAGTTCTGGGTCCTCTACTCTCAACAGCAGTACAAACCTCTTTTTGGCTTTTTCCAGAAACCTCTATATACACTTGCCCTGGGAAATTTCACTCTAGAAATAACCCCCACCTTCAACGAAGGTGCAGCCTTTGGAATCCTTTCCTCTCACACCCACCTGCTACTTGCCTTAAGGATGGCCATTGTAGTAGGAGTTTCTGCATACATAGTGTCTAGGAGACATCTGGCTTCCGGAGCAAACCTTATAGGCCTCATTTGCATCCTTAGCGGCGCCGTGGGAAACATCGTGGATCTAGTCTACTACGGAAAGGTGATCGATTTCATCAGCCTAAACTACGGCCAAACCCTTCGCTTCCCTGTATTCAACTTTGCCGACATGCTTATTTCTTTTGGAACCTTCATTTTAGCTGTCAAGCTCTGTTTCTTCCCAGGGAAACAAAAGAAAATAAACGCTTAA